A single window of Sneathiella limimaris DNA harbors:
- the nuoG gene encoding NADH-quinone oxidoreductase subunit NuoG — protein sequence MPTLTVDGVEVTVENGATILQACEEAGAEIPRFCYHERLSIAGNCRMCLVEMEKAPKLVASCAMPAGDGMVIHTNTEKVKNGREGAMEFLLINHPLDCPICDQGGECDLQDQSMYYGSGNSRYLESKRAVKEKNMGPLIKTTMTRCIHCTRCVRFATEVAGVSELGALNRGENTEIVTYLEQALNSELSGNIIDLCPVGALTSKPYAFTARPWELRKTESVDVLDAVGANIRIDSKGAEVMRVLPRLNEDINEEWLSDRSRFSYDGLKRQRLDTPYVRVDGKLQAVGWSEALDVVADKLKGTEASKIGAISGDLACGESQKALKDLMDALEVISVDCRQDGAKLDASNRASYIFNSTIAGIDEADALLIVGSNPRVEASLINARIRKRWKRGNFPIALIGEEADLTYAHDYLGAGAQTLKEVADGKHSFAKTLKDAKKPMIIVGQGALSRDDGDAVLALCKKIADDFGLISEGWNGFNVLHTAGGRVAGLDLGLVPGEGGRDIAGILDGAASGDIEVVYLLGADEIDASKLEKAFVIYQGSHGEAGAHVADVILPGAAYTEKDATWVNTEGRVQRGFKAVHAPGDAREDWAILRALSDKVEKTLPYNSLVELRAKMVEAAPHFGTIDEIVAAEWTAFGKDGDLDEAPFVSPIKDNYLTNIISRASGIMAECSAAFNSASEEGTGTNG from the coding sequence ATGCCGACACTTACGGTAGATGGTGTTGAAGTCACTGTAGAAAACGGAGCCACAATTCTTCAGGCTTGTGAAGAGGCTGGAGCGGAAATTCCACGGTTCTGTTACCATGAACGCTTGTCCATTGCGGGTAACTGCCGCATGTGCCTGGTGGAGATGGAAAAAGCACCAAAGCTGGTTGCCTCCTGCGCAATGCCGGCTGGTGATGGTATGGTCATTCACACCAACACAGAAAAAGTGAAAAATGGTCGGGAAGGGGCTATGGAGTTCCTTCTGATCAACCATCCTCTGGATTGTCCAATTTGCGATCAGGGCGGTGAGTGTGATCTTCAAGATCAGTCTATGTATTATGGCTCTGGTAACAGTCGCTATCTGGAAAGTAAGCGGGCTGTAAAAGAGAAAAACATGGGGCCCTTGATTAAGACCACCATGACGAGGTGTATTCACTGCACGCGTTGTGTTCGCTTTGCGACAGAGGTTGCAGGTGTAAGTGAACTTGGTGCCCTTAATCGTGGTGAGAATACAGAAATTGTGACTTATCTCGAGCAGGCCCTGAATTCTGAACTTTCTGGAAATATCATTGATCTTTGCCCAGTAGGTGCACTGACATCAAAACCTTATGCTTTCACAGCTCGTCCGTGGGAGCTTCGCAAAACGGAAAGTGTAGATGTATTGGATGCGGTTGGCGCCAATATCCGGATTGATTCCAAAGGCGCTGAAGTCATGCGGGTTTTGCCGCGCCTTAATGAAGATATCAATGAAGAGTGGCTTTCAGACAGATCTCGCTTCTCTTATGATGGACTGAAACGTCAACGCCTCGATACACCATATGTTCGGGTTGATGGTAAGCTACAAGCCGTTGGCTGGTCTGAAGCATTAGATGTGGTTGCGGACAAGCTAAAAGGAACTGAAGCTTCTAAAATCGGAGCCATTTCTGGTGATCTGGCTTGTGGCGAAAGCCAGAAAGCTCTGAAAGACTTAATGGATGCCTTGGAAGTCATCAGCGTTGATTGTCGTCAGGACGGTGCAAAACTGGATGCGTCCAATCGCGCTTCTTATATTTTCAACAGCACGATCGCTGGTATTGATGAAGCAGACGCTTTGCTGATTGTTGGATCCAATCCACGTGTTGAGGCTTCCCTGATCAATGCCCGGATCCGCAAACGTTGGAAACGCGGTAACTTCCCAATTGCTTTGATTGGAGAAGAGGCTGATCTGACTTATGCGCACGACTATCTCGGAGCAGGTGCGCAGACCTTGAAGGAAGTTGCGGATGGTAAACATTCATTCGCCAAGACCTTGAAGGATGCCAAAAAACCGATGATCATTGTTGGCCAAGGTGCCTTGTCTCGCGATGATGGTGATGCTGTTCTCGCACTTTGCAAGAAAATCGCAGACGATTTTGGTCTCATCTCTGAAGGATGGAATGGCTTTAACGTATTGCATACAGCGGGTGGCCGCGTAGCGGGCTTGGATCTTGGCCTTGTGCCGGGCGAAGGTGGCCGTGATATTGCCGGTATTCTGGATGGCGCGGCTTCTGGTGATATAGAGGTTGTCTATCTTTTGGGCGCTGATGAAATTGATGCGTCGAAGCTAGAGAAAGCGTTTGTGATTTATCAGGGATCGCATGGTGAAGCTGGTGCTCATGTTGCAGACGTTATTCTGCCAGGAGCTGCCTACACCGAAAAAGATGCAACCTGGGTTAATACCGAAGGTCGTGTCCAACGCGGTTTCAAGGCTGTCCATGCACCAGGTGATGCCCGTGAAGACTGGGCGATCCTGCGCGCTTTGTCAGATAAAGTGGAAAAAACCCTTCCATACAATAGCCTTGTTGAGTTGCGGGCCAAGATGGTTGAGGCTGCACCTCATTTTGGAACAATCGATGAAATTGTTGCCGCTGAATGGACCGCGTTTGGAAAAGACGGTGATCTGGATGAGGCTCCTTTCGTCTCACCGATTAAAGATAATTACCTGACCAATATTATTTCGCGAGCCAGTGGTATCATGGCGGAATGCAGTGCTGCCTTTAACAGTGCTAGCGAAGAGGGGACCGGTACAAATGGTTGA